From Scatophagus argus isolate fScaArg1 chromosome 10, fScaArg1.pri, whole genome shotgun sequence, a single genomic window includes:
- the chst3a gene encoding carbohydrate sulfotransferase 3a, translated as MKTKYAIVFICILALVIIEKESNILSRVSDKLMQRPGQQQTPQTPLDYSNATQNGSLILKMVLSKLTGTTGNYSSFSEEQDEEELDNLDTYSYSSGPKHILLLAATRTGSSFVGEFFNQHGENMFYLFEPLWHVERMLTTASEVNNGTVLAGIYRDVLQGLFLCDFSPLEKFISPPPQEHITPALFRRESSLSLCEEPVCTPVIKDVFERYHCKTRHCGPLNLTLASESCLSKQHHAIKTVRVRQLETLQPLVEDPRLDVRVIQLVRDPRAILASRMVAFSSKYQTWKAWAQDGQVPEDDEEVKRLKGNCDQIRMSAEVGLSRPRWLRNRYMLVRYEDIARYPMQKAEEMYRFTGIPFSPQAREWILKNTQTTQVASGIYSTQKNSSEQAEKWRFSIPFTLAQVVQRVCGPTMNLFGYKFVDDEKTLINKSISLFEEKPFH; from the exons ATGAAGACCAAATATGCAATTGTCTTCATCTGCATCTTGGCCCTGGTTATCATCGAGAAAGAAAGCAACATCCTATCAAG GGTCTCTGATAAACTGATGCAGAGGCCGGGTCAACAGCAGACCCCACAGACTCCTCTGGATTACAGCAACGCAACCCAAAATGGCTCCCTGATACTCAAAATGGTGCTCTCCAAACTCACTGGTACAACAGGGAATTACTCAAGTTTCTCTGAGGAGCAAGACGAGGAAGAACTAGATAATTTAGACACATACAGCTATAGCAGTGGTCCTAAGCACATATTGCTTTTGGCCGCTACACGAACAGGCTCCTCGTTTGTGGGGGAATTTTTCAACCAGCACGGGGAGAATATGTTCTATCTGTTTGAGCCACTGTGGCATGTTGAGCGCATGCTGACCACAGCTTCAGAGGTAAACAATGGGACAGTGTTGGCAGGAATCTACCGGGATGTACTCCAGGGACTCTTCCTGTGTGATTTCTCTCCTCTCGAGAAGTTCATCTCTCCCCCACCTCAGGAGCACATCACCCCAGCTCTTTTCCGCAGAGAGTCTAGTTTGTCGCTCTGTGAGGAACCTGTCTGCACCCCAGTAATCAAAGATGTCTTTGAGAG GTATCATTGTAAGACGCGTCACTGCGGGCCACTGAACCTGACCCTTGCGTCTGAATCCTGCCTTTCCAAGCAACACCACGCCATTAAGACTGTCCGTGTGCGCCAGCTGGAAACATTGCAACCGTTGGTAGAGGATCCTCGACTAGATGTGAGAGTGATCCAGTTAGTCCGAGACCCACGGGCCATTTTAGCATCGCGCATGGTGGCTTTCTCTTCGAAGTACCAGACATGGAAGGCCTGGGCGCAGGATGGCCAAGTGcctgaagatgatgaggaagtGAAGAGGCTCAAAGGGAACTGTGACCAAATTAGGATGTCTGCAGAGGTGGGACTGAGTCGACCTCGCTGGTTGAGGAACCGCTATATGTTGGTACGTTATGAGGATATTGCCCGCTACCCTATGCAGAAGGCAGAGGAAATGTACAGGTTCACAGGGATACCATTTAGTCCCCAAGCTAGGGAGTGGATTCTGAAAAACACTCAGACCACTCAAGTAGCTAGTGGGATTTACTCCACCCAGAAGAACTCATCAGAGCAGGCAGAGAAATGGAGATTTAGTATTCCCTTTACACTGGCTCAGGTCGTGCAGAGAGTGTGTGGACCCACCATGAATCTGTTTGGGTACAAGTTTGTGGATGATGAAAAGACACTGATTAATAAGTCCATCAGTTTGTTTGAGGAGAAACCATTTCATTAA